The following are from one region of the Luteimonas sp. MC1572 genome:
- the sbcB gene encoding exodeoxyribonuclease I encodes MAASFLFYDLETFGTDPRRTRIAQFAAIRTNEALEQIEDPIDIMVRPADDLLPSPGATLVTGITPQHALQAGLPEAEAFSRIMDEMARPGTCTLGYNSLRFDDEFIRCGLYRNFHDPYEREWRGGNSRWDLLDVMRLWHALRPDGLQWPAREDGATSFRLEHLAAANDVRVGDAHEALSDVRALIGIARLFRSAQPRLWDYALRLRDKRHVATLLDTFAMTPVLHVSQRYPATRLCAAAVLPLARHPQIDSRVIVFDLDSEPDALLDLDPDTIAERLYVRAADLPEGIARVPLKEVHLNRCPALVQWDHLRTADFTRLAIDPATVEARAARIRAHGPAIAEKVRQVYARERAYAPTDVDAAIYDGFMGDGDKRRCGDVRATPPAALGARDFGFQDPRLAELLFRYRARNWPETLDAGERARWDDYRRRRLFDDAGLGEVNLAQFAAEIARLRVERAGNARDLGLLDQLDAWGRDIAATLPAA; translated from the coding sequence ATGGCGGCCAGCTTCCTGTTCTACGACCTGGAAACCTTCGGCACCGACCCGCGGCGCACGCGCATCGCGCAGTTCGCGGCGATCCGCACCAACGAAGCGCTGGAGCAGATCGAGGACCCGATCGACATCATGGTGCGCCCCGCCGACGACCTGCTGCCGTCGCCCGGCGCCACGCTCGTCACCGGCATCACGCCGCAGCACGCGCTGCAGGCCGGGTTGCCGGAGGCCGAAGCCTTCTCGCGGATCATGGACGAGATGGCGCGGCCGGGGACCTGCACGCTGGGCTACAACTCGCTGCGCTTCGACGACGAGTTCATCCGCTGCGGCCTGTATCGCAACTTCCACGATCCCTATGAGCGCGAATGGCGCGGCGGCAATTCGCGCTGGGACCTGCTGGACGTGATGCGCCTGTGGCATGCCCTGCGCCCGGACGGACTGCAGTGGCCGGCACGCGAGGACGGCGCCACGTCCTTCCGCCTCGAACACCTGGCCGCGGCCAACGACGTGCGCGTCGGCGACGCCCACGAAGCGCTGTCCGACGTGCGCGCATTGATCGGCATCGCGCGCCTGTTCCGTAGTGCGCAGCCGCGACTGTGGGATTACGCGCTGCGCCTGCGCGACAAGCGCCATGTCGCGACCCTGCTCGATACCTTCGCGATGACGCCGGTGCTGCATGTGTCACAACGCTATCCGGCAACCCGCCTGTGCGCCGCCGCGGTGCTGCCACTCGCGCGCCACCCGCAGATCGACAGCCGGGTGATCGTGTTCGACCTCGACTCCGAGCCGGACGCCCTGCTCGACCTCGACCCGGACACCATCGCCGAGCGCCTGTACGTGCGTGCCGCCGATTTGCCCGAAGGCATCGCGCGCGTTCCGCTGAAGGAAGTCCACCTCAACCGCTGCCCGGCGCTGGTGCAGTGGGACCACCTGCGCACTGCCGACTTCACGCGCCTGGCGATCGACCCGGCGACGGTGGAAGCGCGCGCCGCGCGCATCCGCGCCCACGGCCCGGCGATCGCCGAGAAGGTCCGCCAGGTGTATGCCCGCGAACGCGCGTACGCGCCGACCGACGTCGACGCCGCGATCTACGACGGCTTCATGGGCGATGGCGACAAGCGCCGCTGCGGCGATGTGCGCGCCACGCCCCCCGCGGCGCTGGGTGCGCGCGACTTCGGCTTCCAGGACCCGCGCCTGGCGGAGCTGCTGTTCCGCTACCGGGCCCGTAACTGGCCGGAGACGCTGGACGCCGGTGAGCGCGCGCGCTGGGACGACTACCGGCGCCGGCGACTGTTCGACGACGCCGGGCTGGGCGAGGTCAACCTGGCGCAGTTCGCGGCCGAGATCGCGCGCCTGCGCGTCGAGCGCGCCGGCAACGCCCGCGACCTGGGCCTGCTCGACCAGCTCGACGCCTGGGGCCGTGACATCGCCGCCACCCTGCCCGCCGCCTGA
- a CDS encoding DUF2461 domain-containing protein, which translates to MASYFSDKSLRFLRNLARHNERTWFQANKHVYEAEVRDPFRRLLVDLQPDLLTVSAHYRAEPRAVDGSLFRIQRDTRFANDKSPYKGWQGARLFHARSRETAAPSFYLHLQPGNSFIGAGLWHPETATLRRIRQFIVDNPGSWEAAAHAPAFKRRFALEEEDMLVRPPRGFPDDFPFLDDLRHKNFVASRAIDDATMTGPRLRSVLAKDLQALAPFVDYLCASLDLEF; encoded by the coding sequence ATGGCCAGCTATTTCAGCGACAAGAGCCTGCGCTTCCTGCGCAACCTGGCGCGCCACAACGAGCGCACCTGGTTCCAGGCCAACAAGCACGTGTACGAGGCCGAGGTGCGCGACCCGTTCCGCCGCCTCCTGGTGGACCTGCAGCCCGACCTGCTGACGGTCAGCGCGCACTACCGCGCCGAGCCGCGCGCGGTCGATGGCTCGCTGTTCCGCATCCAGCGCGACACGCGCTTTGCCAACGACAAGTCGCCCTACAAGGGCTGGCAGGGCGCGCGCCTGTTCCATGCGCGCAGCCGCGAGACCGCCGCGCCCTCGTTCTACCTGCACCTGCAGCCGGGCAACAGTTTCATCGGCGCCGGCCTGTGGCACCCGGAAACCGCAACCCTGCGCCGCATCCGCCAGTTCATCGTCGACAATCCCGGCAGCTGGGAGGCCGCCGCGCACGCACCGGCGTTCAAGCGCCGCTTCGCGCTCGAGGAAGAGGACATGCTGGTGCGCCCGCCGCGTGGCTTCCCCGACGATTTCCCGTTCCTCGACGACCTGCGCCACAAGAACTTCGTGGCCTCGCGGGCGATCGACGACGCCACCATGACCGGTCCGCGCCTGCGCTCGGTGCTGGCGAAGGACCTGCAGGCGCTGGCCCCGTTCGTCGACTACCTGTGCGCGTCCCTGGACCTGGAGTTCTGA
- a CDS encoding DUF2939 domain-containing protein, with protein sequence MAKTNSRWIILVCVVLAALLAWVASGPYRTIAAIRDAVKTEDAGALARQVDFPALRASLKLQLQDRIVREAGAGMQADPFGAFGLRIATGLAGGLVDAMVTPAGLGALMEGRKTWNRASGIAPPSRRDTAGQSEPLPDPRHRFESPSRFTATVAGADGNDVVFVLTRQGLQWKLSDIRLPE encoded by the coding sequence ATGGCGAAGACCAACAGCCGCTGGATCATCCTCGTGTGCGTGGTGCTGGCCGCGCTGCTGGCATGGGTGGCCAGCGGGCCCTACCGCACGATCGCCGCGATCCGCGACGCGGTGAAGACCGAGGACGCCGGCGCATTGGCGCGCCAGGTCGATTTTCCGGCGCTGCGCGCCAGCCTGAAGCTGCAGCTGCAGGACCGCATCGTCCGCGAGGCGGGCGCGGGCATGCAGGCCGATCCGTTCGGAGCATTCGGGCTGCGCATCGCCACCGGCCTCGCCGGTGGCCTGGTCGATGCCATGGTCACGCCGGCCGGGCTGGGCGCGTTGATGGAAGGCCGCAAGACCTGGAACCGCGCCAGCGGCATCGCGCCGCCGTCGCGCCGCGATACCGCGGGGCAATCGGAGCCGCTGCCCGACCCGCGCCACCGCTTCGAGTCGCCATCGCGCTTCACCGCCACCGTGGCCGGCGCGGACGGAAACGATGTGGTGTTCGTGCTGACACGGCAGGGGCTGCAGTGGAAGCTGTCGGATATCCGCCTGCCGGAGTGA
- a CDS encoding 5'-nucleotidase, with amino-acid sequence MPSNVLPPLTVAISSRALFDLEDSHALFERDGIEAYAEHQRANEDEILEPGIAFPLVRKLLGLNEGVAPDAPRVEVILLSRNSADTGLRIFNAIQHHGLAISRATFTSGEPTWPYIRPFGAQLFLSANPDSVRAALENGVAAATILPAKAPAHRHDQLRIAFDGDAVIFGDEGERVSREGGIEAFHRHEQERAREALSGGPFRGFLDALHHLQAAYPPGEASPIRTALVTARSAPAHERVIRTLREWGVRLDEALFLGGRAKGPFLDVFGADIFFDDSQHNIESARQHVTTGHVPHGVSNA; translated from the coding sequence ATGCCATCCAACGTGCTTCCGCCGCTCACCGTCGCCATTTCCTCGCGCGCCCTGTTCGACCTGGAGGACAGCCACGCGCTGTTCGAGCGCGACGGCATCGAGGCCTACGCCGAACACCAGCGCGCCAACGAGGACGAGATCCTCGAGCCCGGCATCGCCTTCCCGCTGGTGCGCAAGCTGCTGGGGCTCAACGAGGGCGTGGCGCCGGACGCGCCGCGGGTCGAGGTGATCCTGCTCTCGCGCAACTCCGCCGATACCGGCCTGCGCATCTTCAACGCCATCCAGCACCACGGCCTGGCGATCTCGCGCGCCACGTTCACCTCGGGGGAGCCCACCTGGCCCTACATCCGCCCGTTCGGCGCGCAGCTGTTCCTGTCGGCCAATCCCGATTCGGTGCGCGCGGCGCTGGAAAACGGCGTGGCCGCGGCGACCATCCTCCCGGCCAAGGCGCCGGCACACCGCCACGACCAGCTGCGCATCGCCTTCGATGGCGACGCGGTGATCTTCGGCGACGAGGGCGAGCGCGTGTCGCGCGAGGGGGGCATCGAGGCCTTCCACCGGCACGAGCAGGAGCGTGCACGCGAGGCGCTGTCGGGCGGGCCGTTCCGCGGCTTCCTCGATGCGCTGCACCACCTGCAGGCGGCGTATCCGCCTGGAGAAGCCTCGCCGATCCGCACCGCGCTGGTCACCGCGCGCTCCGCGCCCGCGCATGAGCGCGTGATCCGCACGCTGCGCGAGTGGGGCGTGCGCCTGGACGAGGCGCTGTTCCTGGGCGGTCGCGCCAAGGGTCCGTTCCTGGACGTGTTCGGCGCTGACATCTTCTTCGATGACTCGCAGCACAACATCGAGTCGGCGCGCCAGCACGTCACCACCGGGCACGTGCCGCACGGGGTTTCCAACGCCTGA
- a CDS encoding NAD kinase, with translation MTGTPRIAFLASQTADAQQALAQLTSRHGQHAPDEADIICALGGDGFMLQTLHRHGALGKPVYGLKLGSVGFLMNHHHGNDGVVPDLMVRLQAAEPAVLRPLEMVAATESGANVGSLAYNEVSLLRQTRQAAHVAIELNGQVRLDELVCDGVMVATPAGSTAYNYSAHGPILPLGSSVVALTPIAPFRPRRWRGALLKADTLVRFRVLDPYKRPVSATADSHEVRDVVEVTIQESRERTVTLLFDPEHNLEERILSEQFEA, from the coding sequence ATGACCGGAACGCCCCGCATCGCCTTTCTCGCCAGCCAGACGGCCGACGCACAGCAGGCCCTGGCGCAGCTGACCTCACGGCACGGGCAACATGCGCCCGACGAAGCCGACATCATCTGCGCGCTCGGCGGCGACGGCTTCATGCTGCAGACGCTGCATCGCCATGGTGCGCTGGGCAAGCCGGTGTACGGCTTGAAGCTCGGCAGCGTCGGCTTCCTGATGAACCACCATCACGGCAACGATGGCGTCGTGCCCGACCTGATGGTCCGCCTGCAGGCTGCGGAACCGGCCGTCCTGAGGCCGCTGGAAATGGTGGCCGCCACCGAATCCGGCGCAAACGTCGGCTCACTGGCCTACAACGAGGTGTCGTTGCTGCGCCAGACGCGCCAGGCGGCGCACGTCGCCATCGAGCTCAACGGCCAGGTGCGGCTGGACGAGCTGGTCTGCGACGGCGTGATGGTCGCGACGCCCGCCGGCAGCACCGCCTACAACTATTCCGCGCACGGGCCCATCCTCCCGCTTGGCTCGAGCGTGGTGGCGCTCACGCCGATCGCGCCGTTCCGGCCGCGGCGCTGGCGCGGTGCATTGCTCAAGGCCGACACCCTGGTGCGCTTCCGCGTGCTTGACCCCTACAAGCGCCCGGTCAGCGCCACCGCGGATTCGCACGAGGTGCGCGACGTGGTCGAGGTCACCATCCAGGAATCGCGCGAGCGCACGGTGACCCTGCTGTTCGATCCCGAGCACAACCTGGAAGAACGCATCCTCAGCGAGCAGTTCGAGGCCTGA
- a CDS encoding NAD-glutamate dehydrogenase domain-containing protein, which yields MTRKSAAPGKRTAGRDERSLLDPIFAAIRTRAGKANADDASAFANAFYLRLTEDELPLHDADGWAALANDFLDFARKRKPGTASVRMFNPTLAQHGWESAHTVLQVVNDDMPFLVDSVTMALADLGVGVHVLGHPVLQVRRDKTGKLLSLGEGAAESVMHLEIDRQGAGDTARIEAAVRAVLEDVRAIVADWVPMRERMREVADDLCKRALPITPEECAEAQDFLRWAADDHFTFFGCREYKVVKKGGEDVLQAVEGSGLGLLRSRDVGKPRLLKSLAAARLPQSGAVDALILTKTNARSTLHRPGYMDYVGVLGFDKAGKPVSEQRFLGLYTSSAYSSRPWDIPLVRERHDHVMRASGLEPDGHSGKALKHILETLPRDELFQSSADELYRLATGILGLQERVRSRMFMRRDRYGRYYSALVYIPRDRFNTEVRLRIEAMLKDALHTDHIDTSVSVGQSPLAQLHMLVRPRSGEAIDVDLAALEGRLAMIVRNWQDDLRETLVGRLGEAEGLALASAFGRALPAAYIERATPEVAADDAEHLAALTAPDDLRLSLAHALHSQPGEGQLRLKLYRQDADIPLSDVLPVMENMGLRVIAEHPHRFEIAATEGRGARAFYVQDFEVDAGAQQGGAALRSADFEDAFARIWRGSAENDGFNRLVLGAGLAWRQVAMLRAYCKYLLQVGVPFSQTYVEETLGRYPLLARLLVELFEARFHPATGSEGKAEVAAGIERLGGDFDVLCGTDGEARKLVQPVLDARRKDRDSQYAATLSALKVLLDRVASLDEDRILRSFMGVIDATLRTSYYQVDAAGEAKDYVAFKFDCARVPDLPKPRPYREIFVYGPRVEGIHLRYGPVARGGLRWSDRREDFRTEVLGLVKAQMVKNTVIVPVGSKGGFIAKRPPVGGDRDAIQAEGVACYKQFINGLLDVTDNLVEGKVVPPVDVVRHDGDDAYLVVAADKGTATFSDIANGIAREHGFWLDDAFASGGSVGYDHKGMGITARGAWESVKRHFRALGHDTQSQGFTVAGIGDMSGDVFGNGMLLSKHIRLVAAMDHRHIFVDPDPDAAGSYKERQRLFKVPRSSWDDYDKSLISKGGGVFARSLKSIPVSPEMRTALGLAEGVTAMSPNELMSAVLKAPVDLLWNGGIGTYVKGATETHADVGDRANNAIRVNGGELRCRVVGEGGNLGMTQRGRIEAAQAGVILNTDFIDNSAGVDTSDHEVNIKILLNAQVQAGKLKIADRNTLLKAMTDEVAGLVLHDNYRQNQALSLMERMSVPRLGSKQHFIRTLESQGLLDRQIEFLPSDAEIAERKARNQGLTRPELAILLSYSKLVAFEQLLDSDIPEDPYLSRELQRYFPQPLQAKYAKAMEQHRLKREIIATAVTNSTINRMGATFLLRMQEDSGRTPAEVAKAFTVTRETIEARSLWAQIDALDGKVAESVQIDALQVIWALQRSFTRWLLARPGALPTITSAVERYHDGFQAIYAGEDILTAAQRPAYEQSLADWRAKGVPAELGGKLAALPYLEASPDIIELARERKRKPVEVARVHFRLADALDLPWLVKQIDALVVDGRWHAVAHGALRDELATQHRALVGQVLSMPARDADAKVAQWLARDDAALKFTLGMLSELAAQKTLDYPTASVAVRRLAQLASAG from the coding sequence ATGACCCGCAAATCCGCCGCCCCCGGCAAGCGCACCGCTGGCCGCGACGAGCGCTCGCTGCTTGATCCGATCTTCGCCGCGATCCGCACGCGCGCCGGGAAGGCCAACGCCGATGACGCCAGCGCCTTCGCAAACGCGTTCTACCTGCGCCTGACCGAGGACGAGCTGCCACTGCACGATGCCGACGGCTGGGCCGCGCTGGCCAACGACTTCCTGGACTTCGCGCGCAAGCGCAAGCCGGGCACGGCCAGCGTGCGGATGTTCAACCCGACCCTGGCGCAGCATGGCTGGGAGTCCGCGCACACCGTGCTGCAGGTCGTGAACGACGACATGCCGTTCCTGGTGGATTCGGTGACCATGGCGCTGGCCGACCTCGGCGTGGGCGTGCACGTGCTCGGCCACCCGGTCCTGCAGGTGCGTCGCGACAAGACGGGCAAGCTGCTGTCGCTGGGCGAGGGCGCCGCGGAGTCGGTGATGCACCTGGAAATCGACCGCCAGGGCGCGGGCGACACCGCGCGCATCGAAGCGGCGGTGCGCGCCGTGCTCGAGGATGTGCGCGCGATCGTGGCCGACTGGGTGCCGATGCGCGAGCGCATGCGCGAGGTCGCCGACGACCTGTGCAAGCGCGCGTTGCCGATCACGCCGGAGGAGTGCGCCGAAGCGCAGGATTTCCTGCGCTGGGCCGCCGACGACCATTTCACGTTCTTCGGCTGCCGCGAATACAAGGTGGTGAAGAAGGGTGGGGAAGATGTGCTGCAGGCGGTCGAAGGCAGCGGCCTGGGGCTGCTGCGCAGCCGTGACGTGGGCAAGCCGCGCCTGTTGAAGTCGCTTGCCGCGGCCCGACTGCCGCAGTCCGGCGCGGTGGACGCGCTGATCCTGACCAAGACCAACGCGCGCTCGACCCTGCACCGCCCCGGCTACATGGACTACGTCGGCGTGCTGGGCTTCGACAAGGCCGGCAAGCCGGTGTCGGAGCAGCGCTTCCTCGGCCTGTACACGTCCAGCGCCTACAGCTCGCGGCCCTGGGACATCCCGCTGGTCCGTGAGCGCCACGACCATGTCATGCGCGCCTCGGGCCTGGAGCCCGACGGCCACAGCGGCAAGGCGCTCAAGCACATCCTGGAAACGCTGCCGCGCGACGAGCTGTTCCAGTCCTCCGCCGACGAGCTGTACCGGCTGGCGACCGGCATCCTCGGCCTGCAGGAGCGCGTGCGCAGCCGCATGTTCATGCGTCGCGACCGCTATGGCCGCTATTACTCCGCGCTGGTATATATCCCGCGCGACCGCTTCAACACCGAGGTCCGCCTGCGCATCGAAGCGATGCTCAAGGACGCGCTGCACACCGACCACATCGACACCAGCGTCTCGGTGGGGCAGTCGCCGCTGGCGCAGCTGCACATGCTGGTGCGGCCGCGCTCGGGCGAGGCCATCGATGTCGACCTGGCTGCCCTCGAGGGCCGCCTGGCGATGATCGTGCGCAACTGGCAGGACGACCTGCGCGAGACCCTGGTCGGCCGACTTGGCGAGGCCGAGGGCCTGGCCCTGGCCTCCGCCTTCGGCCGCGCGTTGCCGGCGGCGTACATCGAGCGCGCGACGCCCGAGGTGGCCGCCGATGACGCCGAGCACCTGGCCGCGCTGACCGCGCCGGACGACCTGCGCCTGAGCCTGGCGCACGCCCTGCACAGCCAGCCTGGAGAGGGCCAGCTGCGGCTCAAGCTGTACCGCCAGGATGCCGACATCCCGCTGTCCGACGTGCTTCCGGTGATGGAGAACATGGGGCTGCGCGTGATCGCCGAGCATCCCCACCGCTTCGAGATCGCGGCGACCGAAGGCCGCGGTGCGCGTGCCTTCTACGTGCAGGACTTCGAGGTCGATGCCGGGGCCCAGCAGGGCGGCGCTGCGCTGCGTTCCGCCGATTTCGAGGACGCGTTCGCGCGGATCTGGCGCGGAAGCGCCGAGAACGACGGTTTCAATCGCCTGGTGCTCGGTGCCGGCCTGGCCTGGCGCCAGGTCGCCATGCTGCGCGCGTACTGCAAGTACCTGCTGCAGGTCGGCGTACCGTTCTCGCAGACCTATGTCGAAGAGACCCTGGGCCGCTATCCGCTGCTCGCGCGCCTGCTGGTCGAACTGTTCGAAGCACGCTTCCATCCTGCCACCGGCAGCGAGGGCAAGGCCGAGGTGGCTGCCGGCATCGAGCGCCTGGGCGGCGACTTCGACGTGCTGTGCGGTACGGATGGCGAAGCCCGCAAGCTCGTGCAGCCGGTGCTCGACGCGCGCAGGAAGGATCGCGACAGCCAGTACGCGGCGACCCTGTCGGCGCTGAAGGTCCTGCTCGACCGCGTCGCGAGCCTGGACGAGGACCGCATCCTGCGCAGCTTCATGGGCGTGATCGACGCCACCCTGCGCACCAGCTACTACCAGGTCGATGCCGCCGGCGAGGCCAAGGACTACGTCGCGTTCAAGTTCGACTGCGCGCGCGTCCCGGACCTGCCCAAGCCGCGCCCGTACCGCGAGATCTTCGTCTACGGCCCGCGCGTGGAGGGCATCCACCTGCGCTATGGCCCGGTGGCCCGCGGCGGCCTGCGCTGGTCCGACCGCCGCGAGGACTTCCGCACCGAGGTGCTGGGCCTGGTGAAGGCGCAGATGGTCAAGAACACGGTCATCGTGCCGGTCGGTTCGAAGGGCGGCTTCATCGCCAAGCGTCCTCCGGTGGGCGGTGATCGCGACGCGATCCAGGCCGAGGGCGTCGCCTGCTACAAGCAGTTCATCAACGGCCTGCTCGACGTCACCGACAACCTGGTCGAAGGCAAGGTGGTGCCGCCGGTGGACGTGGTGCGCCATGACGGCGACGACGCCTATCTCGTGGTCGCGGCCGACAAGGGCACGGCCACGTTCTCCGACATCGCCAACGGCATCGCGCGCGAGCACGGGTTCTGGCTCGACGACGCGTTCGCCTCCGGCGGCTCCGTCGGCTACGACCACAAGGGCATGGGCATCACCGCGCGCGGCGCCTGGGAGTCGGTCAAGCGCCACTTCCGCGCGCTCGGGCATGACACCCAGTCGCAGGGCTTCACGGTAGCCGGCATCGGCGACATGTCGGGCGACGTGTTCGGCAACGGCATGCTGCTGTCGAAGCACATCCGCTTGGTGGCGGCGATGGACCATCGCCACATCTTCGTGGACCCGGATCCGGACGCCGCGGGTTCGTACAAGGAGCGCCAGCGCCTGTTCAAGGTGCCGCGCTCGAGCTGGGACGATTACGACAAGTCGCTGATCAGCAAGGGTGGCGGCGTGTTCGCGCGCAGCCTGAAGTCGATCCCGGTATCGCCGGAGATGCGCACCGCGCTGGGCCTTGCCGAAGGCGTCACCGCGATGAGTCCGAACGAGCTGATGTCGGCGGTGCTGAAGGCCCCGGTCGACCTGCTCTGGAACGGCGGCATCGGCACCTACGTCAAGGGCGCCACCGAGACCCACGCCGACGTCGGCGACCGCGCCAACAACGCCATCCGCGTCAACGGCGGCGAGCTGCGCTGCCGCGTGGTGGGCGAGGGCGGCAACCTCGGCATGACCCAGCGCGGTCGCATCGAGGCGGCCCAGGCGGGCGTCATCCTCAACACCGACTTCATCGACAACTCGGCGGGCGTGGACACCTCGGACCACGAGGTGAACATCAAGATCCTGCTCAACGCGCAGGTGCAGGCCGGCAAGCTCAAGATCGCCGACCGCAACACGCTGCTCAAGGCGATGACCGATGAGGTCGCCGGCCTGGTGCTGCACGACAACTACCGCCAGAACCAGGCACTGAGCCTGATGGAACGGATGAGCGTGCCGCGCCTGGGATCCAAGCAGCACTTCATCCGCACCCTCGAGTCGCAGGGCCTCCTCGACCGCCAGATCGAGTTCCTGCCCAGCGATGCCGAGATCGCCGAGCGCAAGGCGCGCAACCAGGGCTTGACCCGCCCGGAGCTGGCCATCCTGCTGTCGTACTCCAAGCTGGTTGCCTTCGAGCAGTTGCTGGATTCCGACATTCCCGAGGATCCCTACCTGTCGCGCGAACTGCAGCGCTACTTCCCGCAGCCGCTGCAGGCCAAGTACGCCAAGGCCATGGAGCAGCACCGCCTGAAGCGCGAGATCATCGCCACCGCGGTCACCAACTCGACCATCAACCGCATGGGCGCCACCTTCCTGCTGCGCATGCAGGAAGACAGCGGGCGCACGCCGGCCGAGGTCGCGAAGGCGTTCACCGTGACCCGCGAGACCATCGAGGCGCGCTCGCTGTGGGCGCAGATCGACGCGCTCGACGGCAAGGTGGCCGAGTCGGTGCAGATCGACGCCCTGCAGGTGATCTGGGCGCTGCAGCGTTCCTTCACCCGCTGGCTGCTGGCGCGGCCGGGTGCGCTGCCGACCATCACCAGCGCAGTCGAGCGTTACCACGACGGCTTCCAGGCGATCTACGCCGGCGAGGACATCCTCACCGCCGCGCAGCGCCCGGCCTATGAGCAGTCGCTGGCCGACTGGCGCGCCAAGGGCGTGCCTGCCGAGCTCGGCGGCAAGCTCGCGGCCCTGCCGTACCTGGAGGCCAGCCCCGACATCATCGAGCTGGCGCGCGAGCGCAAGCGCAAGCCGGTGGAGGTCGCCCGCGTGCACTTCCGCCTCGCCGATGCACTCGACCTGCCGTGGCTGGTCAAGCAGATCGACGCCCTGGTCGTGGATGGCCGCTGGCACGCGGTGGCCCACGGCGCGCTGCGCGACGAGCTGGCGACCCAGCACCGCGCGCTGGTGGGCCAGGTGTTGTCGATGCCCGCCCGCGACGCCGACGCCAAGGTCGCGCAGTGGCTGGCCCGCGACGATGCGGCGTTGAAGTTCACGCTGGGCATGCTGTCCGAACTGGCGGCGCAGAAGACGCTGGATTATCCGACCGCCTCGGTCGCGGTCCGGAGGCTTGCCCAGCTGGCGAGCGCCGGCTGA
- a CDS encoding acyl-CoA dehydrogenase family protein: MDFSLTEEQLMIQDVARRIAKEKIAPSAEGFDHSGEFPLDNMRLLGENGLMGIEVPGEYGGAGMDPVAYVLAMIEIAAADAAHSTIMSVNNSLFCNGILTHGTEAQKQLYVRAIAEGREIGAFALTEPQSGSDATAMRCRAVKQADGSYVINGKKSWITSGPVAKYFVLFAMTDPDKGARGITAFMVDGDRAGFHRGKTEPKLGIRASATCEIEFQDYVAGADDVLGEEGHGFKIAMGVLDAGRIGIASQAIGIGRAAYEATLEYVKERKAFGQPIGAFQMTQAKIADMKCKLDASLLLTLRAAWLKGQGKRFTTEAAVAKLTASEAAMWIAHQAVQIHGGMGYSKEMPLERYFRDAKITEIYEGTSEIQRLVIARQETGLR; this comes from the coding sequence GTGGATTTCAGCCTTACCGAAGAGCAGTTGATGATCCAGGACGTGGCCCGGCGCATCGCGAAGGAAAAGATCGCGCCGAGCGCCGAGGGTTTCGACCACAGCGGCGAGTTCCCGCTCGACAACATGCGCCTGCTCGGCGAGAACGGCCTGATGGGCATCGAGGTGCCGGGCGAGTACGGCGGCGCGGGCATGGACCCGGTGGCCTACGTGCTGGCGATGATCGAGATCGCCGCCGCCGATGCCGCGCACTCCACCATCATGTCGGTCAACAACTCGCTGTTCTGCAACGGCATCCTGACCCACGGTACCGAAGCGCAGAAGCAGCTGTACGTGCGGGCGATCGCCGAGGGCCGCGAGATCGGCGCGTTCGCGCTCACCGAGCCGCAGTCGGGCTCCGACGCCACCGCGATGCGCTGCCGCGCCGTGAAGCAGGCCGACGGCAGCTACGTGATCAACGGCAAGAAGAGCTGGATCACGTCCGGCCCGGTGGCGAAGTACTTCGTGCTGTTCGCCATGACCGACCCTGACAAGGGCGCGCGCGGCATCACCGCGTTCATGGTCGACGGCGACCGCGCCGGTTTCCATCGCGGCAAGACCGAGCCCAAGCTCGGCATCCGCGCCTCGGCCACCTGCGAGATCGAGTTCCAGGACTACGTGGCGGGCGCCGACGACGTGCTCGGCGAGGAAGGCCACGGATTCAAGATCGCCATGGGGGTGCTCGACGCCGGCCGCATCGGCATCGCCTCGCAGGCGATCGGCATCGGGCGTGCCGCCTACGAGGCGACGCTGGAATACGTGAAGGAGCGCAAGGCGTTCGGCCAGCCCATCGGCGCGTTCCAGATGACCCAGGCCAAGATCGCCGACATGAAGTGCAAGCTCGACGCGTCGCTGCTGCTCACGCTGCGCGCGGCTTGGCTGAAGGGCCAGGGCAAGCGCTTCACCACCGAGGCCGCGGTGGCCAAGCTCACCGCCTCCGAGGCTGCGATGTGGATCGCCCATCAGGCCGTGCAGATCCACGGTGGCATGGGGTATTCCAAGGAGATGCCGCTCGAGCGCTATTTCCGCGATGCAAAGATCACTGAAATCTACGAGGGCACCAGCGAGATCCAGCGGCTGGTGATCGCAAGGCAAGAAACCGGGCTGCGCTGA